The Castor canadensis chromosome 12, mCasCan1.hap1v2, whole genome shotgun sequence genome contains the following window.
CTAGTGCCCCGGAGAGGCGCGCAGTTGGGGCCCTGGCACCCGGCGCGTCAGCGGGGCATGGGGAGGGGACCCGGGATGCGCATCTGCCGGGAGGAACAGCGTGGTAGGCCCTGGGTCGCCATCGCTCATAGCAGAGACCCCGATTCCTTCTTCTGACTCGTTTTCTGACTCTCAACCTCACCCCCTTCCCCTTCCATCCAGCCTCCAAAATGATGCTGAGTCCGGACCAAGCCGCCGACTCGGATCATCCCAGCTCGGCGCACTCCGATCCGGAGTCGCTGGGCGGTGCGGACGCCAAGGTGCTGGGCAGCGTGTCGGACCTGGAGCCGGTGGAGGAGGCCGAGGGCGACGGCAAGGGCGGCAGCCGGGCCGCGCTGTACCCGCACCCGCAGCAGCTGAGCCGCGAGGAGAAGCGCCGCCGCCGGCGCGCCACCGCCAAGTACCGCTCGGCGCACGCCACCCGCGAGCGCATCCGCGTGGAGGCCTTCAACTTGGCCTTCGCCGAGCTCCGCAAACTGCTGCCCACGCTGCCCCCGGACAAGAAGCTCTCCAAGATCGAGATCCTGCGCCTGGCCATCTGCTACATCTCCTATCTCAACCATGTCCTGGACGTGTAGCGCCCGGAGGCCGCCTGGCCTGGCGTCGGCGAAATGCCACCGACCCGGGCGGCAGCCTCCGAGATGGCAGAGGCGACAGCGGCCCAGAGACACTTGCAGGCGGGAAGAAGCTCGCGGGCCTGTTCTCTCTGGTCAGCAGGGCGACGGGGGAAGGTTTCTGAggctgggaggtgggggtggCAGGAGAGATTTGGGGCTCGCCAGGGCTGTTTTCCAGGCCAGAAGAACCTTCTCGAGGCGCCCAACATGGGCCGCCCTGGGGCCCCCCTCCTTGTATTAGGATCCCCTGTAGGGTTGTTGCTTTAACCCACTGGAGACTGAGTTCTCCTATATTTATCTCCTACACGTCTTCATGTTTTGAAAGAATGAGGGTAGAAGCTCACAGTACAGGCTCCTAACTTTAGGCTGCCTGAGATTTTTCTAATTGACAAATCAACAAACGTTgggcagagaggaagaagaggaaatctCTTTCATACAGAGATTAAGACATAGAAGGGTGGAACAGAAAACTttttgttcctttgtcaaaagAAAGTTTATATTAGAATCCAAATAAAACAAACCCTGGCTATTTGGTAAGGTTAAAAAGACACCTTGAGAACAAACAGGTACATTGTGGGAGGATTTGAGCTTGGTGATATTTTTAACCCCAAGATAGGACAGTGAGGTGAACCAGAAAGTCCATAtctaaatggaaattttaatgtGTGATCGCTTCTTCAGGCAAAGTGCCCCTCTATATATCCAAAAACATCTATTTGTGACCTTAAACGTGGACCCATAGGTGCAGTTAGAGAAAGACAgcctatttttatttatgttgaaGGAGTAGAGTATTTTTTtcaagacatttatttttcagagtggTGATAATTTTACTTTGGATACTCTGTGCCAATTTATTTATAGTCAAGTGTTTACACTTTTTCCTGTGGAATAATCACGTCTAACTTTTTACATGTTTGTTGAGATTAtactgtggtttttttcttttggctctaATTATATTACACTTGTATAAGAAATTACTCACTCTCCCTGTTTctaaacatattttatatattaagctGCTTGTTCTTGAAAGGTTCTTTTGTTGTGAGGTCAGCAACACTAGCACTTCACtattatagttttttaaaaaagtaagtgtTGTATTCTTATCTGTAGTTATGTCTGAAAGTAATTTACAAAGTGTCTATAAGAAGAGTagcttctttgtgtgtgtgtgtgtgtgtgtgtgtgtgtgtgatgtttgtgCGTGGGATGATTTTAGGAAATTAAgttattttcctaaaaaaaaaattcagaagtacTTTGCTCtgtgacaaccaaaaaaaaaaaaaagtctatatcCTGAAAATGTTTCATGTTCTCAGCTGTGAAACTCTTAAAGCAAGAAGTGTATTTTAGAGACAAGGAGAGGGGGAACCACATCTGCTATCCAAAGATTTTAGTGTTTTTCAGGGTTTTTGTGTCTCTGTTGCTTTATATAATACAATATTTTGTAGTGAAAATAGATATAATCTGGTTTCTATCTGACGAGTTTTCATATCTCACGAATGGTGCGCTGTTTTGCATATAAATAAAGGTATCCAATAAAGTCCTGCCCTTTATTTTAAGCATCTGTCTAAAAGTAATGAGCGTGAGATGTCTTCATGGACTCAATTTATTAGAAAGGAactagtaaaacaaaacaaaaacagaactttAAACATATCCACGTATTGAGGTATTGGATGCTTTTCTAACCTTGAACATGGACTAGTCTATAAATATATGTCCCACATACGGTGACGTCATAGATCATGCTACCCTCTGGAAGGAAAAGCTGTACAGTGctcatataaaattattaattgactgggcaccagtggttcactcctgcaatcccagctactcaggaagcagagatctggaggatcgaaattagaagccagcctgggcaaatagttttcgagaccctatcttgataaaaacccatcacaagaaagggctggtggagtggctcaaagtgtaggccctgagttcaaaccccagtactgcaaaaaaaaaaaaaattaattgaatcaTTGATTCCTTTGctctaaaagaaaatgtagtactgtCTAATGCAAACTCTTCGAATCAgagttgggaaactgaggcctgagatGTGACAAGCATTAAGTCTTCGAGCTACTTGAATGGCAGAAGATCCATGCTATGACAGCCTTCCCTCAAGGTGCTTATTAAAACCAGGGGCATATTTACTCAGACGTGGAATCAGTGCCCAGATTCAGCACAGGACGCCTACAAACAAAAGTCTATAGCTGgcataaaatgtgaaatattctATCTACAAGCCGGATACATGGGCAGCTTAAAAACCATGTACATGTACACAGATAGATATAATATTGTGAATATTGCATGAAATCCCTGGTTTGGGTATAAAAATGCACTTTTGTAGATTCTGTGGCTTTTTTGGACATATAATCTGTAAGTTACagtgttttcacttttttcccaggtttCTTGCAGTCAAGTTCACAGACCCCTTCATTCCCTTCTTGATATGGAGGTGCTAGGTAGGAAAGTGCTTCCTACCTAGGGCATGAAAAAGAACAGTGTCTTTCTTTGCCTCCTGTCTGGACCTGTTAACTCACCTCCTGGGACAAAAGGTCCTTGCCCTTAGAGTCGGACGAAGCCAGCGTCCCTCCCTAGCTGCACAACCCATGTGATGTCAAGAGACAATCTTTGTGATGTCATTTCATTGGCTGAGTACCCTCCTGAGAAAAATGAAGTGCTGTTACACTCTGCTGAACTGGAGGGTGACTCGTGTCCCTTGGAGATAGCAAGAACTTAGTTCAGACACTGGGAAGAGAGTAAGCACTCTTCTCTGAGTAAAGATGGTGACATCATTCATTCTTACTCGGAGCAGTTACTAaggacctactatgtgccaggcaacAGTCTAGGTGCTAAAAATACACAGAGTTGGACAAAGTCCACTGGAGAACAGGAACATGGACGGTAAATACGTATCTGCTTGTAGGCAGTGCTAAATGCTATGAAGAGAAACAAGGCAGAATAAGGAAGCAGAGGACAGTAGCGAGGTGCCGGGGTAAGTAGTCTTTCCAACTGGGCTTCTGGGAAGGCCTCTCTGAGAAAGTAACCTCGCAGAGACACTTAGATCTGCCTGGCCGACTGTCACCCTTGCTGCCacttgtacttttttcttttcttttctcagcctGGTAAATGTCCTGATGTTCATGCTACAAAAATAGCCCAAGCAGACCACCCACTTTTCTCAGCTGGTCTCTACCTTGTCCTTCACCCAGCTTGGTCTTTACCTAGACAGACTCAGAACCATGTTTCCTCTTGctgttcctttttccttcttctctctgccCCAGCTGCTTGGCACTTTATGCAGGCATTGTTCCTTCCCCAGAAAGTCTACCTGGCCTGGTGGACAAGGCCCCCTGTGCAGAATCATTCCCTGCCCAGGTGGCTTCTCCCCACTTCTATCACTGCCCAGAGACTTCCAGAAGCAAAAATGCTGGGAAATGTCCCCGCCCCACACCTCCTTCCAGGGAGAGGGCAAGGGAGTATCAGTGGGGGGACAACATGGGTGGAAGGATGGAGTAGGAAAGGAAAAGTAGACTGGAGAAAGGAAGTAGGTACCAGGAAGTACCAGACTGGGTGGGGTGGGAGGCTGAGGAGCCCAGTGGCTTCCTCCAGTGGCCCTGTACATCAACACGTGTCACCAAACTGCACGATGAAGTAAGTAGATAGCCAATCTCTCTGGAGCTGTGATGCCCACAGTTCCTGTTGCTGCTGTATATCTATGAATAAGTTTTCTTCCCACTTGAGAGTTAGCTTGAGAGCACAAACAGCCCCTTCCCATATAGACGGGCTCTCCCGTTTATCATTATTAGTAGCAGAACTATTAATAGGTAACGTGCCAATTGCACAttagatatttttcttgtttccatgtagcagataaggaaattgagatttGAAATTAACCTGATCAGGGTCATGAAGCCATGTTTGGCTGTGTACCCAAGTGCCTGTCCTTACCCATCAGACTCTACAGTTGTCCATTGATACCAGGGAGACCATGCCACATGCACCCTGCCCTTGGCCCCTGCACTGCCTCTGTCCAGCCAGGTGCTCAGGGAACAGGAGTGCACAAATGTACTTGACCATTAGGATGGATAAGTAGAAGTCAAAACTGAGCTTGTGCTGTTTGCCCAGTTGAGCGTGCCCCAATGTGGGGCTAAACTGGAAGACGGGGaccttttttttcctactttgcaACACAACACTGCTGGCTGGTAGCGGCCCAGGGCCAGCCCTTCTAAGGGGAGTCTGTAGGCAATCTGGTGCTGTCCACAGCCTGGCTATTCACCATCACATCAGTGGGTACTTCGCTCCtcagtccccccacccccatgcctTGGCACCTCCCAGCCCATTCTCATACCAGCCTTAgaattatctttcaaaatagTGTGTCTTTCTCTTGCCTGAAACCTTCTCAGTGCCTAGTTCTTAAAAATGAGATTCAGTTCTTGCTCTAGTCACAGAGATCTTTCACAGTCTTGTTCCAGGCTCTCTATAGTGCCGTCCTCAGATCTTCCTAAGGCTCAATCCTGCTACCAATTCCAGATTTTCTCCCCCTCCCATATCAGGTCATTTATAATAACCTGGGCTTTTGCACTTGCTTCccctttgggttttgttgttgttgttgtgctttttggcggtactggggattgaactcaaggcctcacacttgctaggcaagcgctctactacttgagccactctgccagtactTCCCCTTTGTTTTTGATGCTTTTCTCCAGCCTCATTTTTCAGTTATTCCATTGTGACACAATGCAAATGTAACTCCTCTGCTGTCTTCAACTTCTTTGGGTGACACTAGCTGTTCTGATTCTGTGAGCCCCACATCCATCCATTGTTACAAAAAGTTATCATTTCTTCCATCCCTGTGGGCGAGACCAAGACCGAGTTCAGGCACTGGCTCTGTCTTATTCTAAATGTATGACATTGCACGTCTTGCTGTATCACCCCTAAACCTCTGTTTTCAGAGGCTCATGCGCAGGATGGAATGATATGGGAACGGATCTCAAGTACATGACTTGAGGTTTCCATGAGCTAATGTATAGTGTTTCCAGGATAGGAAACCgtgagtgctcagtaaatgtgagCTATTACGAATGCCTTTGTCTTTGTAGTATGCATAGGAGAAGCGAAAGCCAGTTTTAACTCATGAATGTGCTAATTTGTGGTCTCCACCCACCGTGTCCATCTGCATATAACACACTCGTGCAAAAAGTCAGACAGGATTCATTCCCGACCTCTGAGAGAAAGTGTTAGAATCCAGTTAATAGTGACCCACAGAGCAGACCGGAAACGCACTCATTTAAAGTTAGGTACATTTCACTCCACTGCATGGTGGAGGCCCAGCCTCCGCCTCTTCTCTCTGCACCTTGGGTTTTCCCATCCCACGGAGTACTGCAGAACTCCCAGTGCCCCACAGCATGCCGGAGCCTTGACCAAATTTCTCAACTCTGTGCCTTAGCTTTTTCATCTGCAAAGTGGGGGTGATAAAATGCCTAGCCAGTAGTGTTGCTGTCGGGAAGGCTGTGTTCAGGCATGTAGAGCACTTGATGTGGCACTAGCTTCATTAGCTCCTGTGATGGACAAGCTTGTGAAACTCGGAAGGGAACAGTTACCTTATTCCTGAGGTAATAGACAGAGAAATTATTGGGCTTTCTTGTTCAATTTTGTTAAGTCTTTCCGGGTCAAGAGGAGGGAAGTTTCTCATCCTTTTGCTGGTTATTCTGGAAAACTATCAGGAAAAGAGGAGACTTCAGGAGCTGCCTAAACCATGGCAAGGGTGGTATGGGTGATAGATGTGGTGAGAGGGTCCTCTTTCTGACCTCCTGGAGTCAGGTGGACTAACGGGAAGTACAGGCCATTGAGGTTGCTCCGACAGAGGGAGACGGAGGTCAGAGCAATGAAGAGACTGAGATGAAAAGTACTCAGAGCATACCTGGTGCACTGGAtaaggggtgggggtgtggcaATTGTCCTCTGAGTGGCAGGAGTATAGTAGTGCTGGGGGCGGAGCTCTGTGGGGGGAGGGGTTCTCTTAGTTCAATTGTGAGACCTCTGGGGCCAGGTGAGTCAAACTCAATTGTCATGAACTTTTCCAacagctacattaaaaaaacactcTTATGGAAAATTTTACCACATTTAGGAAAGTCAAGAGGATAGTTAAATGGATTCTGATATGCCCAACACCAGCCTGGAGGAAGTACATTCATTTATATCCCATCCCTCTCTCCTGCAGACTTTTAGGTTTTTATTGTCTATGAATATTAAAATGTAATGTACCTGTATAAAGGTTGAATTAATAAATATGGCTCACCTGATGTAATCTGACTGAATCTTAAATGTGCTAAATAAGCtttagaaaaaacaagaatagaTATTTAAATAGGCTTGAaagtaaattatgaaaataattttgagaagCTTCAATGATTGTTTCTtttagggaaaaacaaacaaaaaaaccacaaccaaccaaaaaaaaaccaaccactGTGATCAAACAACTGTAAATTTCGGACTTCATATTTTAAAGAGTAATAGATTGGTATATAGTAATTGTTAAATATAATAATTAGCATATACTAAATAAGTTAGCATAcactaaatataataaataaattagcatATACTAAATTAGCATGAAAGCATTTAAGACTTCACTTTGAAGgcgtaaaaatgatttttataaacatCACAATAAATAATCATATGTATTGATCATTTCTGAATTGGGAGCCTAACaattccagaagaaaaaaaacaacaacccaaACCAACAAATCTGCATAAGTGCTTATAACTGAAATATAAATTTCCAAAACAACACATTCCCACCTACATCAGATTCAGCTGTGTTAGTAAGTTCTTTATCACAGACAGCAATGCGCCCCTAAGTCCCTTCTCCTTCAAAGTCACTCTGTTTCTGGGAACTGGTTCATTATCTACTAAGAATGTGTTCATCAAATGCAAGATGTTAGCGGAGAGGGTCTGGGTGCCCTCAGGAATTCTGTGTTCAACTTTTTCTGGGTAGAACTGTAAGGCAGTATAGTCTGGCAAAATAACCATTTGCTTTTTGAAACAAACCCCATATATGCCAGCATGTTATCCATGAACACATTTGTAAGTATCTCAGAAAAGATAAggactttgtggggttttttcctttaacataACAAAAATACCATTATCATAGGGCAACAAATTAAGAGCATTTCTGGAATACCTTCCCTGAGAACTGGAAGGAATTTTCCCGCTGGCCTAACCCACCTTTCCTGATTATCCTTTGCCTTCAACCAGGTAGATCCCCTCTCTAACTTTAAAATCTACCTCATCCTCCTTGACTTCGGCACATTCTCTTACACGCTTGTTGGTGTCACGCGCACATTGCAGGAGCCCCTTTGACCCTGTCCTGCCTCTCCTTGTCAGGGCGGTGTGCCTGGAAAGGGGTCTCAGCAACTGGACTTATGCCAGAGTCCAAGGCTGCTGGAGTAGTTGACAGTAAGATATAAAGAACCACTAAAACATATCAGAGTGGTCATGCCACCAGAGCCCACTTTGGGCAGattttagtgatttaaaaaaaaaaaatcaagtggatTTTCTTAGGTGTTGTCAGGCACCTGGGTCAGGAGGTAACCTGGAGTAGCAAGCTCTCTAGGGACTTAGGAAAGAGGGGCTGATGGCCTGCCCTGACAGCTGTTGACCACGGAAGCTTGCAGTGAGCAACTTTCAGTTCACAGAGCCACCAATCCTGTGTCCATATCACACAGAAACTTCACGTCCTCTACCCAGGATTGCACCCTGGGGACTGACAATAATATTGCCCAAAACagccacataggtgtgccaagtaCCTCTGCCAGGCACTTTCCATCATTAACTCACTTGATCCCCCCAAAACTCAATGAGGTAGGTGGTATTGATACCTCAGTTATAGATGAAGACACCCAGGCACAGAGAAATTAGGGAACACGCCCAAGGTCACATTGCTAGAAAGGATTTTTTGTAAAGGCTTATACTTTGATAAAGTGGAGGAAAAACTTCCTTTTtcttgtgataaaaaaaaaaaatctgcaacaaTTGAAAGCTAGAACAAATTTGCTCTGAAGCAGCCTAGGTGGGCCCTGGTCTAGATTTTGCTATGGCCCATCATGTCACAAAGGAGTGGACAGGTGAGGCAGCACGGGGGTCGGGGGGTGCAGCTTTAGAAGGCTTTCTGTTGGCAACCATCATGCTTATTGCTTTGGGTCAAGCTTGAGAAGGATGGCACAATGAGTCACTCTGGCAAAGGACCCTGACAGCACTCAGCTTTTGGAAAACATGTGGAAAACCTTAGTGGCTAGTGCCCTgcaccattaatttttttaagtggaaaaaaagCCAAAGAGTATTGTTCTTACTGAAGACTACAGTGtgaactgatggagtggctcaagtggtagagcgcttgcctaacaagcaggaggccctgagttcaaaccccagtaccaacaaaaacaaaaaaacgacCCTTCTGGGGCTTGCACAgccatgtgtggtgtgtgtgactGCAGCCCCAGCCCACAGATTTCTTATCTCTCTTGTCACCTTGTTCTCCTTCTGAACTTTGCTGTCTGCACATCCTAACGTCACCTCGTTTTGTGATGGGGCATGGGGAAGGAAGTACTGCTTACTGCAAGAGCAGTGAATTGGTCATTTCTATAAAGTGAAAACTTGGAAGGTTTGggtggtttgaacttggggagCTGCTGGCTTTCCAGGGTCTGTGGCCACTGCAAGGAGGGCGCTGGCGTGCGGTGCGGTGTGGCTGCAAGCCTGTTTCTCTCCCCCCCTCCTCCTTGTCGCATTTGCATGTGGGCCTGGATTTGTCTTTGGCTTCTTGTATGGTTTGGGATGAGACCCTCGCGTCCcaggggaggggggcaggtgtTGCTCCAGTCGAGCGAATGGAACCAAATTACAGGCCCGTCTGTCACCTCCTCTgggagaaggcagagggaggaagggggacgGGAGCCAGGGAGGGAAcgagggggaggggaggcctgTCGGGACAAGCCAGCTCCTCCCTCGCCTGAGGATGCTGTAGGCGGCGCCAGCCATGCCACTGCCACGGAGGATGAGGACACAGGACACTGGCAAGACGCCACACTGGGCGGCACCGCTGTGATCCAGGCCTGGCCCATGTCACTCTGGAATTGACTTTCACTAAATTGATCTATTTTCCGACTGCACTGACTGGGGGGCTTGTCTCTGTTCTGCTGAAAACAGAAACATCTAATAGTTCATGCACCTTCCTCTTTTAGTCTAGCAtaacctctctctctttctctctctctgtcacacacacacacacacacacacttccagaCACACCAATCTGAACGTGCACCGCAGTGATTTTAGACTCCCCATGGGCACAACCTCTGCCCCTGTACCAGCAGTTTGTCCTTCAGAGACAGAGGGTGACCTACACCACAGTGGTGGCGTCTGCAGCTTCATTAACATTGGGGAGTTACTTTGAGGCTGCCAGACACAACCAGAGATAACAACGAACACTTGGCTATCTGGGGCACTCTCCAGGGACCGTCCTTCTACTGAAGGTTCCAGTGGGACAGAGCGATATTATTCAGAGCAACCCGAGAAAAATACAGATAATCTGGGTCCTTTGTGGGAAACAGTGGACAGGAATAACAAATTGTCATCGCTTTGCTTTCTCTCGTAGATGGAGTGGTACAACAGGTagagaaaagatggaaacaaGACCTCAAAGCAGAGAGCACTTCTGATAAGAAGCAAATTCTTGTCAAATTCTCCAGACCTGCATGGAGAAAGCAGTGTTTCCTGTGCCTTATTCCTCTTCCCTGCCTCTAGGGTGCAAAAGGTTAAGGAAATTGTCAGTCCCAACTAGTCTCTCAGTAAGAAAAAGAACTGAAGCACAGACTGATGCTGTACTGCAGGTCCAAGAAGAGATAAATGTCATCTCCTTTTCTTTGGCAATAAAATGATTGACAGAGATAATTCCCCATGTGAGAGAGCGGGGGAAAGAACCACTAGTAGATAATGCGCCCTGCCTACAATGGTGGCTGTCCATTGGATGTCAAGTTATGACTGGGAAGTGAAAAATTAATTCCATTATCCAGCTGTTGCTGCTGCAAGTGCCCAAATTCCCACATGTTCCCAAACATCTGGATATCTAATGACTTGTTTTTAAACTATGTATCCAGATGTCTGACATTGTGTAGACAAAGACCAAACCtacacatggaaaagaaaaatcacgAACTGGGAAAAGAGGTCAAGAATTGGTTAAAAAGttcagaaagaaagggaaatgagTGGGcattagaaaggaaaggagaaatgaaagaaaaacaggtgaagagaggtaaaaaataaaactgagcaTATGTTCAAAAAGAGAGTAACtgtctgtttcttcatctctcaCACTTTTTACCTGGTTTGTCAAGCCCTGAGGGACAGGGGAGAGAGTGTGAGAAGTGACCAGGAAGAGCAAGTCAGGAGGAAATCTCTCTTTAGTCCAGGCATTATGGTTCAGCAGGGAGGGCAGTCAAGTGTTTTTGAAAAGGTAAGACCAACATTGGGGGAAGGGAGTAGTAACCACACACACAACTGAAAAGTCGAAAATCCATCGAGAATGTCCACATTAGGCAAAGCACTGGAATACCTTGATTAGTCAGCTCTGTTTCCCGTTATCCATCAGGATGCTGAGCTTAGTGTAGACAGAGCCAATGACGGCATGACAGAAGGAAAAGGGTAATTGAGTGGGGGAAGGTTGT
Protein-coding sequences here:
- the Nhlh2 gene encoding helix-loop-helix protein 2, translating into MMLSPDQAADSDHPSSAHSDPESLGGADAKVLGSVSDLEPVEEAEGDGKGGSRAALYPHPQQLSREEKRRRRRATAKYRSAHATRERIRVEAFNLAFAELRKLLPTLPPDKKLSKIEILRLAICYISYLNHVLDV